One segment of Anatilimnocola aggregata DNA contains the following:
- a CDS encoding trypsin-like peptidase domain-containing protein produces MTTLSSLVLLAVCAVGGDPVLVQFHSTNCGPCRAMHPVVQRLAGEGYPLQQVDTDQQPQLAQQFKVRSLPTFILFNQGREVDRVEGPATFDQLSQLVTRTGFKPNAAVQQVAYQQPLQQPGHQPATSAQETQFVSMPGAPEAANMMSPNGPTISPEQRAAWATVRLKVEDAGGYGFGTGTIIDRHDDEALVMTCGHIFRQSQGKGKISVDLFAPGAGKSIEGQLIGYDLDRDVALVSVRPGIKIDPVPVAPGDYVVAPRDRIFTIGCDKGADPSLVPSHVLQINRYQGAPNITVAGMPVGGRSGGGLFAENGMLIGVCNAADEKGNEGLYAALASVHWQLDQIGQSAIYKRTPAMQMNIAGTTAPAPIMPASFQSAQPLANQPAPMAAPPVAAAPALLPATMPTQFSQQSTPAMAPAGLPADDTEVIVIVRSRSNPARQSEIFVMDRPAAEILQQLQTAGRPAQRGTSQDMLRSAPRLGQTGDYGRTDGSPIVRGQSQ; encoded by the coding sequence ATGACCACGCTATCTTCGCTCGTGTTACTTGCCGTTTGTGCTGTCGGGGGCGACCCCGTGCTGGTGCAATTTCATTCGACCAATTGTGGCCCTTGCCGAGCGATGCACCCTGTCGTGCAACGCCTGGCAGGCGAAGGCTATCCGCTGCAGCAGGTCGATACCGACCAGCAGCCGCAACTAGCCCAGCAATTTAAGGTACGAAGTCTGCCGACGTTCATCCTGTTTAATCAGGGACGAGAAGTCGACCGCGTCGAAGGCCCCGCAACCTTCGATCAACTCTCGCAGTTGGTCACACGGACGGGCTTCAAGCCGAATGCAGCCGTTCAACAGGTCGCGTATCAACAGCCGCTTCAGCAACCGGGGCACCAGCCCGCAACCAGTGCGCAGGAGACTCAGTTCGTCAGCATGCCCGGTGCGCCCGAAGCAGCGAACATGATGTCGCCGAATGGTCCGACCATCTCGCCCGAACAGCGAGCGGCGTGGGCCACGGTGCGATTGAAAGTCGAAGACGCCGGCGGCTATGGCTTTGGTACGGGTACGATTATCGACCGCCACGATGATGAAGCACTCGTGATGACGTGCGGCCACATTTTTCGCCAGTCGCAAGGGAAGGGGAAGATTTCGGTCGACTTGTTTGCTCCCGGTGCGGGCAAGTCGATTGAAGGACAATTAATCGGCTATGACCTGGATCGCGATGTGGCGTTGGTCAGTGTTCGACCGGGAATCAAAATTGATCCAGTGCCGGTGGCACCCGGTGACTATGTGGTGGCTCCGCGCGACCGCATCTTCACTATTGGTTGCGACAAGGGGGCAGACCCGAGCCTGGTGCCAAGCCACGTGTTGCAGATCAATCGTTATCAAGGTGCGCCGAACATTACCGTGGCTGGCATGCCTGTCGGTGGCCGCAGCGGTGGCGGTTTGTTCGCCGAAAATGGCATGCTGATTGGTGTTTGCAATGCAGCCGACGAAAAAGGGAACGAAGGTTTGTATGCAGCCCTTGCCTCGGTTCATTGGCAACTTGATCAGATTGGTCAGTCGGCCATCTATAAGCGGACCCCGGCGATGCAAATGAATATTGCGGGTACGACGGCTCCCGCGCCGATTATGCCGGCCAGTTTCCAGAGCGCTCAACCTTTGGCAAATCAACCTGCGCCAATGGCAGCACCGCCCGTTGCTGCCGCGCCGGCACTGCTGCCGGCAACGATGCCGACGCAGTTCTCTCAGCAAAGCACGCCGGCGATGGCACCCGCGGGCCTTCCGGCCGACGACACGGAAGTAATCGTGATTGTCCGCTCGCGCTCGAATCCAGCGCGACAAAGTGAGATCTTCGTAATGGATCGTCCGGCAGCTGAGATTCTGCAACAGCTGCAGACAGCGGGCCGACCTGCCCAGCGCGGCACTTCGCAAGACATGCTGCGAAGTGCACCTCGCCTGGGCCAGACTGGCGACTATGGACGGACCGATGGCTCGCCGATCGTTCGCGGCCAGTCGCAGTAG
- a CDS encoding GNAT family N-acetyltransferase, whose translation MPSKSSSQPSYNLSELLAVDYDLVMTLWNSAPGVRASEPRAEFARILLRNPGLSTVARVGNELAGAVLCCHDGRRGYLYHLAVAEKFRRQGIARALVDRSLSGLQKVGISRCTIFLVADNAQGKTFWQELGWFERTDLIAFAKDL comes from the coding sequence ATGCCAAGCAAATCTAGTAGCCAACCGAGCTACAACCTGAGTGAACTTCTGGCGGTCGACTACGACTTGGTGATGACGCTCTGGAACTCCGCACCCGGTGTGCGGGCCAGCGAACCGCGCGCTGAGTTCGCAAGGATCCTGCTCCGCAATCCAGGTCTCTCCACCGTAGCGCGAGTCGGCAATGAACTCGCTGGTGCCGTCCTCTGCTGTCACGATGGCCGCCGCGGCTATCTCTATCATCTGGCCGTGGCCGAGAAGTTCCGTCGCCAAGGAATCGCCCGCGCTCTAGTCGATCGTTCCCTCAGTGGCCTGCAAAAAGTCGGCATCAGCCGCTGTACGATTTTTCTCGTTGCCGATAATGCCCAAGGCAAAACCTTTTGGCAAGAACTCGGCTGGTTCGAGCGAACCGATCTCATCGCGTTCGCAAAAGACCTTTAA
- a CDS encoding DUF1552 domain-containing protein: protein MASYRTRRQFLRDLGVGAAALPFVTNLQSLAAAETPRKKRLIIMFSPNGVVPKTFWPDEVGADFKLKESLQPLEKFRERTLVLHGVCDKVRGDGDNHMRGIGCLLTGAELFPGNIQGGSHTPAGWSSGISIDQEIKNYLQASEATRTRFGSLEFGVMVPDRADTWTRMVYSAGNKPIAPIDDPYQMFNKLYGRQKDQESLKSVLDDLQEDLKKVSQHISSADKRLLEEQTTLVRELEQELKASGPLTHAVPQIEQGIKEENDNIPQISKLQIELMINSFQADFARIATLQYTNSVGGARHKWLGIDEGHHEMSHEPDSNEKVQEKLTKVNHWYCEQLAYLAQRLAETPEPDGQGSMLDNTTIVWTNELGKGNSHTLDNTPFVLVGNGLDWQMGRSHKLGKVPHNRLLMAFAHSFGHRIEKFGNPDFCGGGPLVLS, encoded by the coding sequence GTGGCTAGTTATCGCACCCGTCGTCAGTTTTTGCGTGACCTGGGCGTTGGGGCAGCGGCGTTGCCGTTTGTGACCAACCTGCAAAGCCTGGCAGCTGCCGAGACCCCTCGCAAAAAGCGGCTGATCATCATGTTCAGCCCGAACGGCGTGGTGCCAAAAACATTCTGGCCCGATGAAGTCGGGGCCGACTTCAAGTTGAAAGAAAGCTTGCAGCCGCTGGAGAAGTTCCGCGAGCGGACGCTGGTGTTACACGGCGTGTGCGACAAGGTGCGCGGCGACGGCGACAACCACATGCGCGGCATCGGCTGCTTGCTGACCGGGGCCGAGTTGTTTCCCGGCAATATTCAGGGCGGTTCGCACACGCCAGCCGGTTGGTCGAGCGGTATTTCGATCGATCAGGAAATCAAAAATTATCTGCAAGCCAGCGAAGCCACCCGCACGCGGTTTGGCTCGCTCGAGTTTGGGGTGATGGTTCCCGATCGGGCCGATACTTGGACCCGCATGGTCTATTCGGCCGGCAATAAACCGATTGCGCCGATTGACGATCCGTATCAGATGTTCAATAAGCTCTATGGTCGGCAGAAGGATCAAGAGAGTCTGAAGAGCGTGCTCGACGATTTGCAGGAAGACCTGAAGAAGGTCAGCCAGCACATCAGCTCAGCCGATAAGCGACTGCTGGAAGAGCAGACGACGCTGGTCCGTGAGTTGGAGCAAGAATTGAAGGCTTCGGGCCCGCTGACGCATGCTGTGCCGCAGATTGAACAGGGAATTAAGGAAGAGAACGACAATATTCCGCAGATCAGCAAGCTGCAGATCGAATTGATGATTAACAGCTTTCAAGCGGACTTTGCCCGCATCGCCACGTTGCAATACACGAACAGTGTCGGTGGCGCGCGGCACAAGTGGCTGGGGATCGACGAAGGGCATCACGAGATGTCTCACGAGCCCGACAGCAACGAAAAGGTGCAGGAAAAATTAACGAAGGTGAATCACTGGTACTGCGAACAGCTGGCTTACCTGGCTCAGCGCTTGGCCGAAACCCCCGAGCCCGATGGCCAGGGGAGCATGCTCGATAATACGACGATTGTCTGGACGAACGAGCTTGGTAAGGGAAATTCGCACACGCTCGATAACACGCCCTTCGTGCTGGTCGGCAATGGTCTCGATTGGCAGATGGGGCGCTCGCACAAGCTCGGCAAGGTTCCACACAATCGCCTGTTGATGGCCTTTGCTCATTCGTTCGGCCATCGGATCGAGAAGTTTGGCAATCCCGACTTCTGTGGCGGTGGACCGCTGGTGTTGAGTTAA
- a CDS encoding tetratricopeptide repeat protein, producing MLNPLTISRAFALLVLTVVWQSGCASLSLKKPSLPAMPALPTLTRAKTPADEELPTAQTVKLCLTTAAELTQQGHLQEAILLYEKARALDPEAADYSRLLASLYDGQENFSKAKAEYELALQKYPADPNLLNDFGCLNDRQGNFEAAEGLLRQAIAAEPTHDRAKTNLAITLAHQSKYKEAFVLFSEVSGPAAAHSNLGTIMARQGRAEDAKSAFRSALEINPAIPQARAMLDHLENKDHALAPSR from the coding sequence ATGTTGAATCCACTAACGATATCGCGAGCGTTCGCTTTGCTGGTGCTGACGGTCGTTTGGCAAAGTGGTTGCGCGAGTTTGTCGCTGAAAAAGCCAAGCCTGCCGGCGATGCCAGCCCTACCAACGCTGACGAGAGCGAAGACCCCCGCAGATGAAGAACTACCCACAGCACAAACCGTGAAGTTATGCCTGACGACTGCTGCGGAGTTGACTCAGCAAGGCCATTTGCAAGAGGCGATTCTACTGTACGAAAAGGCGCGCGCTTTGGACCCAGAGGCAGCGGATTATTCGCGGCTACTGGCCTCGCTCTACGATGGACAGGAAAATTTCTCCAAGGCCAAGGCCGAATATGAGTTGGCGTTACAAAAGTACCCCGCCGATCCTAACCTGCTCAACGATTTTGGCTGCCTGAATGATAGACAAGGTAACTTTGAAGCAGCAGAAGGACTCTTGAGGCAAGCCATTGCCGCTGAACCGACGCATGACCGTGCTAAGACGAACCTGGCGATCACACTGGCGCATCAGTCCAAGTATAAAGAGGCTTTTGTGTTGTTTTCCGAAGTCTCTGGCCCCGCAGCCGCCCATAGTAACTTGGGCACGATCATGGCACGCCAAGGCAGAGCCGAAGATGCAAAATCCGCATTTCGAAGTGCCCTAGAAATCAACCCTGCGATTCCGCAAGCGCGAGCTATGCTTGACCACTTAGAAAACAAAGACCACGCGTTAGCGCCCTCGAGATGA
- a CDS encoding type II and III secretion system protein family protein produces MLLTIATTIVLLAGEISQAQQLPQVVPQLQSPEQSYFQVRQAAWQLNQPPAPQPLPAPGMNPAPMLETVPYLQPAGPSLQQSAVPERGLSRLQHLPPTPAGFANPQPTPEVTERFDRFIQRKIDPENVLEVILGRPRILVFNETPKRIYLPDEGIAAYQVIDDRQISVVGRRVGSTALNIWVVDPTTGKEIVLSYLVKVLPEPQQKERLDEVYAGLEREINQAFPKSKIQLSLIGDQLAVRGQAHDSVDASHILQIVARHSPFRGQDEFGRPSQYVQQAAFFDQTRDPLVDQDQANIRQSVVDTNVLARAGIINLMQIPGEQQVMLRVTVAEVNRTAARSIGLNFSVRNNQGTTVFQNLTGGLSTGGNAAGSTGNLSNVLASLDNGQVILAINALRSLKLAKTLAEPNLTTLNGKPASFRAGGSFPVPQIGGLGGTGLQGTVFVPFGVSIQFTPYVIDRDRIRLQLSAGVSVRDESLGTSIGGSAGAGGTQVSGLNSRTFDSTVELREGQTLAVAGLIQTNFGADSDRVPLWGDLPLIGHTGGFSRTTAGEQELVILVTPELVHPLEACDTPQLPGADVFEPGDVEFYLGNHLEGRRTRDYRSPVRTDFARIRAGDKFCEDRFIIGPNGPTYGCCDKNTCNCPPASVITPAIK; encoded by the coding sequence ATGCTGCTAACGATTGCTACCACAATCGTCTTACTGGCCGGAGAGATATCGCAAGCTCAACAGTTGCCACAGGTCGTTCCGCAACTGCAGAGCCCCGAGCAATCTTACTTTCAAGTTCGGCAAGCAGCATGGCAGTTGAATCAACCGCCTGCGCCGCAGCCTTTGCCCGCACCTGGCATGAATCCTGCGCCGATGCTGGAAACAGTGCCCTACTTGCAACCTGCCGGGCCTTCGCTCCAGCAAAGCGCAGTTCCTGAACGCGGCCTCAGCCGCCTGCAGCATCTGCCTCCAACGCCTGCTGGATTTGCGAATCCGCAACCGACGCCTGAAGTTACCGAGCGCTTTGATCGATTCATTCAACGGAAGATCGACCCAGAGAATGTACTCGAAGTAATCCTGGGTCGGCCGCGCATTCTCGTCTTTAACGAGACTCCTAAGCGCATCTATCTGCCCGATGAGGGAATTGCCGCCTATCAAGTCATTGACGACCGACAAATCTCCGTTGTGGGTCGCAGGGTCGGGTCAACCGCGTTAAACATCTGGGTGGTCGATCCAACCACAGGTAAAGAGATTGTTCTTAGCTACCTGGTAAAAGTGTTGCCCGAGCCTCAACAGAAAGAGCGGCTCGACGAGGTCTATGCCGGACTGGAGCGAGAGATCAATCAGGCATTTCCCAAGAGCAAGATCCAGCTAAGTTTAATCGGTGATCAGTTGGCAGTCCGCGGCCAAGCTCACGATTCCGTCGACGCGAGTCATATTCTACAAATTGTTGCCCGTCACAGTCCATTCAGAGGTCAGGATGAGTTTGGGCGGCCCTCGCAATATGTTCAACAAGCGGCTTTCTTCGATCAAACTCGCGATCCTCTTGTCGATCAAGACCAGGCCAATATCCGTCAAAGCGTAGTGGATACGAACGTGCTCGCCCGGGCCGGAATCATCAATCTGATGCAAATTCCTGGTGAGCAGCAAGTCATGCTTCGAGTCACTGTGGCGGAAGTGAATCGCACCGCGGCTCGTAGCATCGGCCTCAACTTCAGCGTGCGGAACAATCAAGGGACAACCGTCTTTCAGAATCTTACTGGCGGACTCTCGACTGGCGGCAATGCCGCGGGGAGTACTGGCAATCTCTCGAATGTTCTTGCCAGTCTCGATAACGGACAGGTCATTCTGGCCATCAACGCACTACGAAGTTTGAAACTCGCCAAGACATTGGCCGAACCCAACCTCACCACGCTAAACGGCAAGCCAGCTTCGTTTCGTGCCGGCGGAAGTTTTCCTGTGCCGCAAATCGGCGGGCTGGGTGGAACTGGTTTGCAGGGCACGGTCTTCGTCCCCTTTGGAGTCTCGATTCAATTCACTCCTTATGTGATCGATCGGGATCGAATTCGCTTACAGCTATCTGCTGGCGTGAGTGTGCGCGACGAGAGTTTGGGAACGAGCATTGGCGGGTCGGCGGGAGCAGGCGGAACACAAGTGTCGGGCTTGAACTCGCGGACCTTCGACTCGACCGTGGAACTGCGAGAAGGTCAGACATTGGCAGTTGCCGGCTTAATTCAAACCAACTTCGGAGCAGATAGCGACCGAGTGCCGCTCTGGGGCGATTTGCCTCTGATTGGTCACACTGGTGGGTTCAGCCGGACGACGGCCGGTGAGCAAGAACTCGTCATTCTCGTCACTCCAGAATTGGTTCATCCGCTGGAAGCCTGCGATACACCACAACTGCCGGGAGCCGATGTCTTCGAACCTGGAGATGTCGAGTTCTACTTGGGCAATCACTTAGAGGGGCGACGAACCCGCGACTATCGGAGTCCAGTCAGAACCGATTTCGCGCGCATTCGTGCCGGGGACAAGTTCTGCGAAGACCGTTTCATCATTGGTCCCAATGGTCCCACCTACGGCTGCTGCGATAAGAATACGTGTAACTGTCCGCCGGCGAGTGTAATTACTCCGGCAATCAAGTAG
- a CDS encoding DUF192 domain-containing protein translates to MQARLHDRNTGKVLVEHLQIATTFSERFWGLQFRRELPPRAGLLIAPCNSIHSCWMRFSIDAVFLSPDGTVLAVKSNVRPWRATYPVWGAACVVEVSSGTVATRSGDRLYLSLYDLPAASRGKPPSLIAGLLKA, encoded by the coding sequence ATGCAGGCACGATTGCACGATCGAAACACGGGGAAGGTTCTCGTCGAACACCTGCAAATTGCCACCACCTTCTCCGAGAGATTCTGGGGGTTGCAGTTCCGGCGGGAGTTGCCTCCCCGAGCGGGCTTACTCATTGCCCCCTGCAATTCCATTCATAGTTGCTGGATGAGGTTTTCTATCGACGCGGTTTTTCTAAGCCCCGACGGAACGGTGCTAGCGGTCAAAAGCAATGTCCGCCCCTGGAGGGCGACCTATCCAGTTTGGGGTGCTGCCTGTGTAGTGGAAGTCAGTTCGGGGACGGTGGCAACTAGAAGCGGTGATCGCCTCTATCTTTCGCTCTACGATCTTCCGGCGGCAAGTCGCGGAAAGCCTCCCAGTTTGATCGCAGGCCTGCTGAAGGCCTAA
- a CDS encoding type II secretion system F family protein, which produces MSVFQISLVAIVWFCLAGVAYLVWLWLHAAQETRRRAFAEDDEALATIPPTQLEEMWFVRRWLFLAGYRHPNAATWFMLITLATSMLGVLLTAVFFLSGLYRLMVISTDAVPGGVGEVFLPAVWMSPWIVLLGLAALPALAVHRARRQRVELVEQDLPLTLELLATLSEAGLGFDAALARLQSTRLAIRPLATEFRSFQADLLSGRPRIHALRRLSNRLQIPPISIFVSALVQAEQLGMGIAQVLRRQADDMRDRRRERANAFAMSLTVKRVIPLVVCFLPGLFVWTLGPFFVQLFQLADSFTRVRGLGP; this is translated from the coding sequence ATGAGCGTGTTTCAAATCAGTTTGGTCGCGATTGTTTGGTTCTGTCTCGCGGGCGTAGCGTATCTCGTTTGGCTATGGCTGCATGCGGCGCAAGAAACACGACGAAGAGCTTTTGCGGAAGATGACGAAGCACTCGCAACGATTCCGCCCACACAGCTAGAAGAAATGTGGTTCGTGCGGCGTTGGCTATTCCTGGCGGGCTACCGGCACCCCAACGCGGCCACGTGGTTCATGCTGATAACTCTGGCGACCAGCATGTTAGGAGTTCTGCTGACGGCGGTGTTTTTTCTCTCAGGTCTGTATCGCCTCATGGTCATTAGCACCGATGCAGTTCCCGGAGGGGTGGGAGAAGTTTTCTTGCCAGCGGTCTGGATGTCCCCCTGGATTGTCTTACTCGGTCTCGCAGCGCTGCCTGCCTTGGCCGTGCATCGTGCTCGGCGGCAGCGAGTGGAACTGGTGGAGCAAGATTTGCCGCTGACTTTGGAGTTGCTGGCTACGCTGAGCGAAGCTGGGTTGGGATTCGATGCAGCTCTCGCACGATTGCAGAGCACTCGTTTGGCAATCCGTCCCCTCGCGACCGAATTTCGCAGCTTTCAGGCGGACCTCTTGTCGGGACGGCCGCGCATTCACGCGCTTCGGAGACTTTCCAATCGACTGCAGATTCCGCCGATCTCAATTTTCGTGTCAGCCTTGGTTCAAGCCGAGCAGCTGGGAATGGGTATTGCCCAGGTGCTGCGTCGCCAGGCCGACGACATGCGGGATCGCCGCCGCGAACGGGCCAATGCGTTTGCAATGTCGTTAACGGTGAAGCGCGTGATTCCGCTCGTGGTCTGTTTTTTGCCTGGCCTGTTTGTGTGGACGTTGGGGCCGTTTTTCGTTCAGTTGTTTCAACTGGCTGATTCGTTTACCCGTGTCCGCGGCCTAGGGCCTTAG
- a CDS encoding type II secretion system F family protein gives MFHLALTFGCLFAVATLVVYQWRTLALRGLALNRLNESSAPSTRVDRQEPAGSGPLRRTLRFVPYLLGVLIAIVSWLVLGLSPTLSVAFGLIVAMLGAECESYFATARAAKIERQLADAIDLMIGALGAGTGVTNAMSAAIEETSQPLKGQLEDLLGRIRLGDDPQAVFRSLAQRIPLETFLLFSSTLAVHWEVGGSLAPTLASVGRTIRDRIEIGRRIQSNIAQSQISTVFILLLTYFIAAVVWRNSPGQMQAFIGTEIGSTIVAGSMVLQAVGIIWMSAISKAKF, from the coding sequence ATGTTTCATTTGGCACTCACTTTCGGCTGTCTGTTTGCGGTAGCGACGCTTGTTGTCTATCAATGGCGGACACTTGCGCTACGCGGCTTGGCGCTCAATCGCCTGAACGAATCGTCCGCGCCGAGCACGCGAGTCGATCGACAGGAACCAGCAGGCAGCGGGCCATTACGGCGCACACTGCGTTTCGTTCCTTATTTACTTGGTGTGCTGATTGCGATTGTGAGTTGGCTGGTGTTGGGTCTTTCGCCGACATTGTCGGTTGCGTTCGGATTGATCGTGGCGATGCTAGGCGCTGAATGCGAGTCTTACTTCGCCACGGCCAGAGCAGCAAAGATCGAACGACAGTTAGCCGATGCCATCGATTTGATGATTGGCGCGCTTGGCGCGGGAACGGGCGTTACGAATGCCATGTCGGCGGCCATCGAAGAAACCAGTCAGCCTCTGAAGGGACAACTGGAAGACTTGCTTGGTCGGATCCGCTTAGGAGATGATCCTCAAGCCGTATTCCGTAGCTTGGCGCAGCGGATTCCGTTGGAAACCTTCCTACTCTTTTCTTCGACTTTGGCAGTGCATTGGGAAGTCGGTGGTAGCCTTGCACCCACGTTGGCTAGCGTGGGTCGCACCATTCGTGACCGGATTGAAATTGGCAGGCGAATTCAATCGAACATCGCTCAATCCCAGATCTCAACCGTCTTCATTTTGCTGCTCACCTACTTTATTGCCGCGGTTGTATGGCGCAACAGTCCCGGGCAAATGCAGGCTTTTATTGGCACCGAGATTGGCAGCACGATTGTGGCTGGATCGATGGTGTTACAGGCGGTAGGGATCATTTGGATGTCGGCCATCAGTAAGGCGAAGTTCTGA
- a CDS encoding CpaF family protein has translation MTGPSPNDEPKQEMPLPGATSRSILSHTSSILPLDRLRAQSKRAVARPLAAPAGSAAEVVTDRPGAAAYLVVKGELHQRLLDELDRRNLLTASEERLTEEVKEFVETSLSNEDLPLNEDERRRLVDDLLEETLGIGPLAPLMADPAVTDILVNGSQQVYIERFGRLERTAIRFRDDEHLVRIIQRIAARVGRRIDESSPMVDARLPDGSRVNATLPPVTIDGPTLSIRRFGHRRLRRDDLQQLGMFSTEMMQFLELAVRGRKNLLVSGGTGSGKSTFLGAIAEAIPEHERIVTIEDAAELILDQAHVVRMETRPANVEGRGRIVARDLVVNALRMRPDRIIVGEIRAAEALDMLQALNTGHDGGMTTVHANSPRDALARVETMVLMAGLDLPSRAIREQMVAALHLVVHIRRYEDGVRRVESIAEVLGLEGNTPQMQDIFRFEPKSRVGRRIVGEFVATGIVPRIAEELRERDFGLPMSLFQRQASGTSHA, from the coding sequence ATGACCGGACCATCGCCAAATGACGAGCCGAAACAGGAAATGCCGTTGCCCGGCGCGACCTCGCGCAGCATTCTGTCACATACCAGCTCGATACTACCACTCGATCGTTTGCGGGCTCAGTCCAAGCGCGCGGTCGCGCGTCCGCTTGCCGCTCCTGCAGGATCTGCCGCGGAGGTAGTGACGGACAGGCCCGGTGCGGCTGCTTATTTGGTAGTGAAAGGCGAATTGCATCAGCGTTTGCTGGATGAACTCGATCGGCGTAATTTGCTTACGGCCAGTGAAGAGCGTTTGACGGAAGAGGTGAAAGAGTTTGTCGAGACTTCTCTTTCCAACGAAGATTTGCCGCTCAATGAAGATGAACGACGGCGACTCGTCGACGACCTGCTCGAAGAGACTTTGGGAATTGGCCCGCTAGCGCCGCTGATGGCCGACCCGGCCGTTACTGACATTTTGGTAAATGGTTCGCAGCAGGTTTACATCGAGCGCTTCGGTCGGTTGGAGCGGACGGCGATCCGCTTCCGCGATGACGAGCACTTGGTTCGCATCATTCAGCGGATCGCGGCCCGAGTGGGACGCAGAATTGACGAAAGCTCTCCGATGGTCGATGCCCGATTACCGGATGGAAGCCGCGTCAACGCGACCCTTCCTCCGGTAACCATTGATGGTCCGACCCTTTCGATTCGCCGCTTCGGTCATCGCCGTCTGCGACGCGACGACTTGCAGCAGTTGGGGATGTTTTCGACTGAGATGATGCAATTTTTGGAACTAGCCGTGCGTGGCCGCAAGAATTTGCTGGTCTCCGGTGGTACTGGCAGCGGTAAGTCGACCTTTCTCGGGGCGATTGCCGAAGCAATTCCGGAACACGAGCGAATCGTCACCATCGAAGATGCGGCGGAGTTGATCCTCGATCAAGCGCATGTCGTTCGGATGGAAACGCGGCCGGCAAATGTCGAAGGGCGCGGTCGCATTGTTGCTCGCGATTTAGTTGTAAACGCTTTGCGAATGCGGCCCGATCGGATTATCGTTGGCGAAATTCGGGCAGCCGAAGCGCTCGATATGCTGCAAGCCTTAAACACCGGTCACGATGGCGGCATGACGACCGTCCACGCCAATAGCCCGCGCGATGCGTTGGCACGTGTGGAAACGATGGTGCTGATGGCCGGCCTCGACCTCCCCTCGCGCGCCATTCGCGAGCAAATGGTCGCTGCCTTGCACCTGGTCGTCCACATTCGCCGCTACGAAGACGGTGTGCGACGGGTTGAGAGCATTGCTGAGGTTTTGGGGTTGGAGGGGAACACACCCCAGATGCAGGACATCTTTCGCTTCGAGCCGAAGTCGCGCGTAGGCCGCCGCATCGTGGGCGAGTTCGTCGCCACGGGAATCGTGCCCAGAATTGCCGAAGAACTTCGCGAGCGAGACTTTGGCTTGCCGATGTCGCTCTTTCAGCGCCAGGCGAGCGGGACCAGCCACGCATAA